A genomic stretch from Thermodesulfobium sp. 4217-1 includes:
- a CDS encoding DUF951 family protein: ILLCDKDGLSEGMILKSRVPHVCGSTLWTIIYLGSDIVLKCNDCSAVIMVSRKKIFRQFRKM; encoded by the coding sequence CTATATTGTTGTGTGATAAAGATGGTCTTTCAGAGGGAATGATTCTAAAATCAAGAGTACCTCATGTTTGTGGCTCCACTCTATGGACCATTATTTATTTAGGTTCTGACATAGTACTTAAATGTAACGATTGCTCTGCTGTAATTATGGTTTCAAGAAAGAAGATATTTAGACAGTTTAGAAAGATGTAA